Part of the Bacillus andreraoultii genome is shown below.
ATATGCCAGCGATTCTAACAGAGAATGGCTTTATTGACAATGCGACAGATGCAAATAAATTAAAAAGCTCCTCTTATATAAATAAAATTGCAAGAGGTCATGTCAACGGTTTAGCAAAAGCCTTGAATTTGCACAAAAAAGCGGGTGGTTCGGGAAGTAATGGCTCAACAAGTAATTCATCTAATAAAAATGAGCAAAAGACTGATCCAAATACGTTATATCGAGTTCAAATAGGTGCTTTTGGAAATAGGAAAAACGCAGAAGAATTAGCAGAACGTGCTCGGAAAGCAGGTTTTCCTGTTTATATTACGAGATAGGCTGTATTGTTTACGGAGGTTTATTTTTCAGCTAGAGGGAAAAGTGGAAAATAATAGACAGCCTAGATACCCTAAATTGTTGGTGGAGATTTTCTTTTTCAATTCGTTTGTGCATGATAAAAGGGCGCTGCATGTTAAACAGCCCCTTTCCTTAATAAAAGTTGAAACCTATAGTATTTTAAATATGTACATTCGTTTGCTTCCTTAACGATTCCTTTTTTTAAAAAAAGTCGACATCCTCTAGTGTAGAAATGTATCTATTATAAACTCTCAATTTCAACTTGTTTTACTCCATTCATTTGTGAGACTAATTCATACAAACTTGTTAATTTTAGTTTGTAGTTAACCCCAATGTTTAATTGAATTGAATGACCCCCATCTTTCAAATCCCGAATTCGTATGCGATAGACCGTTATTTTTTGTTGCTGAATGGTTTCAATAACAAATTTCACATACTTACTTTCAGATACAATAATGTCTAGCTTCATTTCCTTTTCTCTCAATTGTTTAGGACCTATCCAAGTCATAACTGAAGGAATTAGTTCAACACTTATCATAATAAAGATGACTCCTGCGATGGCCTCGAAATAAAACCCGGCACCTACAGCAATTCCGATTCCTGCAGCTCCCCATATAATAGCTGCTGTCGTTAAACCAGATATACTGTCATTTCCTCTCCTTAAAATAGCTCCTGCCCCCAAGAAACCAATTCCAGAGACAATTTGAGCAGCTAAACGAAGCGGATCCATCGTAATGTTAACACCTTTGTGACCAGGTATAGCGCGATACGCAGATTCAATTGAAACGATTGTAAGGAGACAAGCAACAATTGAAATAACTAATGATGTCTTTAAACCAATCGGCTTTCGTTTGATTTCACGCTCTAGACCAATGATTAAACCAAGAATGGCCGTTACTCCAAGTTTAATTAACACTTCTAAATTCACATAATCTAGCAAAATGATCTCCTTCTTATCAATAGATGTTCTTAAATACTGGTTGCAAAACCAATCCTTTACTAATAAAATCAGACATAAAAGAATTCTTTCTTATATTTATATACTGGTAGTCCCCAAAAAGGTAGGCTTTTTTAGTTTTGAGGTTGTAAAAACATCGATTTATTGTGGTTTGATTGAAAAAATTGGTACCACATGT
Proteins encoded:
- a CDS encoding MgtC/SapB family protein, translated to MNLEVLIKLGVTAILGLIIGLEREIKRKPIGLKTSLVISIVACLLTIVSIESAYRAIPGHKGVNITMDPLRLAAQIVSGIGFLGAGAILRRGNDSISGLTTAAIIWGAAGIGIAVGAGFYFEAIAGVIFIMISVELIPSVMTWIGPKQLREKEMKLDIIVSESKYVKFVIETIQQQKITVYRIRIRDLKDGGHSIQLNIGVNYKLKLTSLYELVSQMNGVKQVEIESL